The nucleotide sequence GTTTACTAATTCGCTAACCTCCGGTATAGCAACAACAGTTTTGTTTTTATATTTTGCAATATATTCCTGTGTAAAATTGACATTAGGTTCAACTCCCACTAATTGCTGACTAATGGTGTCTTTATTATTTTTTAAAATTAAAAAATCTATTTGCTGCCCTAATTTTAAATCAAATCTAATACTGTCTTTACCGTCGCTATATGTTACTGTATTGTTTTCTTTTGTAGTTTCTGCTTCAAAGGCTCCAATGTTAATATCTTTACCTACAATCCAATTATCAGCCTGTAAAACGTTATTTACTCTAACTTGTAAATAGTCATTATTGGTTTTAAAAATTTGCTGAGCATGCAACATCATCGTTCCACACGCAAATAATAAAGTAAAAAGTTTTTTCATAGAGGAATTAATTGTCTGTTAAATAACACAAAAACGACAAAAGCCTTCATTTTTAGAAAGCTTTTGTTGTCTTTTGAACTCTTAGTGTTACATATTTCTTCGATACTGTCCGCCAACTTCAAATAAAGCCGATGTTATTTGTCCTAACGAACATACTTTAGCAGCTTCCATCAGCACCTCAAAGATATTTTGATTGTTAACTGCTGCGGTTTGTGCTTCTTCTAAAGCTTTTAATGCTTTTGCTTCGTTAATTTTATTTAAACTTTCTTTCGTTTTAATCTGGAACAATTTCTCTTCTTCGGTTGCACGAATAACTTCTGCAGGAACCACAGTTTTAGATCCCGTTGAGCTTAAAAACGTATTTACACCAATAATTGGGAAATCGCCATTGTGCTTCAACGTTTCGTAATACAACGATTCTTCCTGAATTTTAGAACGCTGATACATAGTTTCCATTGCGCCTAACACACCGCCACGCTCTGTAATACGATCAAATTCTGCCAAAACAGCTTCTTCAACCAAGTCAGTCAATTCTTCAATAATGAATGATCCTTGTATTGGATTTTCATTCTTCGCCAATCCTAATTCCTTATTAATAATCAACTGAATTGCCATTGCTCTACGCACCGATTCTTCTGTCGGAGTTGTAATTGCTTCATCGTACGCATTGGTATGTAGCGAGTTACAGTTATCATAAATAGCATACAACGCTTGTAATGTGGTACGAATATCGTTAAAATCGATTTCTTGTGCGTGCAACGATCTACCCGATGTTTGAATGTGGTATTTCAACATCTGTGCACGTTCGTTTGCTCCGTATTTCTGCTTTAAGGCTTTCGCCCAGATTCTACGTGCCACACGACCAATTACCGAATATTCCGGATCGATACCATTCGAGAAAAAGAATGATAAATTTGGTCCGAACGCATTGATATCCATTCCTCTCGACAAATAGTATTCAACATACGTGAAACCGTTTGCCAATGTGAACGCCAGCTGCGTAACTGGATTTGCACCCGCTTCTGCAATATGATAGCCCGAAATAGAAACCGAATAAAAGTTACGAACGTTCTTTTCAATGAAATATTCCTGAACGTCGCCCATTAAACGCAACGCAAATTCAGTAGAGAAAATACAAGTGTTTTGTGCCTGATCTTCTTTTAAAATATCTGCCTGAACCGTACCACGAACCTGTGCCAAGGTGTTCTTTTTTATTTCAGCATACACATCTTCAGGTAAAACCTGATCGCCCGATACGCCTAAAAGCATCAAACCTAAACCATCGTTTCCTTCCGGTAAATCGCCGTTATAACGTGGCCGTTCTAAACCGTTGTCTTCGTAAATTGCTTTTATTTTTGCTTCAACTTCTGCTTCCAGATCATTTTCTTTGATGTATTTTTCACAGTTTTGATCAATTGCCGCATTCATAAAAAACCCTAACAACATAGGTGCCGGACCGTTAATTGTCATAGAAACCGATGTTGCCGCGTGCGATAAATCGAATCCTGAATAAAGTTTTTTGGCATCGTCTAAACAACAGATCGAAACTCCGGCATTACCAATTTTTCCGTAAATATCAGGTCTGTAACCCGGATCATTTCCGTATAAAGTAACCGAGTCAAAAGCTGTTGACAAACGTTTTGCCGGCATTCCTTTTGATACATAGTGGAAACGTCTGTTAGTACGTTCCGGACCACCTTCACCCGCAAACATACGTGTTGGATCTTCACCTTCACGTTTAAACGGATACAAGCCCGATGTAAAAGGGAATTCTCCCGGCACATTTTCTTGTAAAACCCAACGCAGAACATCGCCCCAAGCCTCGTACTTTGGCAAAGCAATTTTAGGAATCTGTAAATGCGATAACGATTCGGTATGTGTTTGAATTTTGATTTCTTTATCGCGAACTTTAAACGAATAAACCGGATTTTTATACTTGTTCACTTTTTCGTCCCAAGTTGTGATCACTTCCCAGTTGTAAGGATCTAAATCGCGTTTTAACTTATCGAATTCAGCCAATAAAAGCTTTGATAATTCTTCGTTTTGCGTTCCGGTAATTTCAATACCATGTTGTGTTAAAGCTGGAATTTTACCCGAAATAGTTTCAATGGTCTTAAAAATTCCGTATAGTTTTTGGGCAACGTCTTTTTGTGAAACTGCTTTGTTATCATACCCGCGATTATTTTCTGCGATTTCAGACAAATAACGAATACGAGATGGCGGAATAACATAGATTTTCTCTGACATCTCTTTTGTGATTTTAAAAGTCGATTTTAAGTCAGCACCGGTTTTTTCAACCACTTTATCAATAATTGATTTATAAAGCTGATTAGTTCCTGGATCGTTAAACTGCGAAGCAATTGTTCCAAAAACTGGCATTTCGTCTGGATTAACATCCCATAAATTATGGTTACGCTGGTATTGTTTTTTCACATCGCGTAACGCATCTAAAGCACCACGTTTATCGAATTTGTTGATTGCTACGATATCGGCAAAATCTAACATATCGATTTTTTCCAACTGTGTAGCCGCACCAAATTCAGGAGTCATGATGTATAATGAAGCATCTGAATGATCTAAAATCTCGGTATCAGATTGACCAATTCCAGATGTTTCTAAAATAATCAAATCGTATTGTGCCGCTTTTAAAACCTGAAGCGCTTCCTCCACATATTTAGACAACGCCAAGTTTGACTGACGTGTAGCCAACGAACGCATATAAACTCGTGGATTGTTGATGGAATTCATACGGATACGATCGCCCAACAAAGCTCCTCCAGTTTTCTTTTTAGATGGATCTACCGATACTAACGCAATGGTTTTCTCCGGAAAATCGATTAAAAATCTACGAACAATTTCATCGACCATAGAAGATTTACCTGCACCACCTGTTCCGGTAATTCCTAAAACGGGTGCCGATTGATTTTCTACTTTATCAAAATTAAAAACCTTTAAAAAGTCTTCTTCACGGTTTTCTGCCAACGAAATTAATCGGGAAATAGTGGTAATATCTTTATCTTTTAACGATTGATAAATATCTTTTCCTTCAGGAATTTCTAAAGCTCCTGTTGGAAAATCGGCTTTCTGTACCATATCGTTAATCATACCTTGTAAGCCCAATTCACGACCATCATCCGGAGAATAAATGCGTGTAATACCGTAATCCATCAACTCTTTAATTTCAGAAGGAAGAATTACGCCACCGCCGCCGCCAACTATTTTAATATGACCCGCCCCATTTTCCTGCAACAAGTCGTACATATATTTAAAATATTCATTGTGCCCCCCTTGATACGATGTCATTGCAATAGCATTTGCATCTTCTTGAATTGCGGTATTAACCACATCTTCAACCGATTTATCATGCCCTAAGTGAATTACTTCACAACCGGTTGCTTGGATAATTCGACGCATAATGTTAATTGCAGCATCGTGTCCATCGAACAAAGCTGCTGCAGTTACAATGCGAACTTTATTGTTTGGAGTGTATATTTTTTGTTCCATTATTCATTTTATTTCGACTTCGCAAGATACATCTTTTAAAGATTATTTAAAATAGTTAAGCAAAATATTTAAAAACGTAAAAAAGGGAAGCAATTGCTTCCCTTTTTTAATTGTAGTTTCACAGGTTGTTATCGTTTTAACGAGAAGTGTCCCGTTACTTCTTTTTGTAATCCTGTTTTTGGATCTAAGTATTCTGCTTTGAACCAGTAGTCGGTTGATGGCAGTGGTTTACCGTTAAAGGTCCCGTCCCATCCTTCGCCTGCCGGGCTTAACTGTTTGATTAGTTTTCCAAAGCGGTCAAAGATATAAATCTTAGAGTCGGGCTGGTTTTTCAACGACCAAATGTTCCACGTATCGTTGTATCCATCGTTATTCGGGGTAAAGTATTTTGGATAATCCATTACCGTAACTACTTTACTTGCTATACATGGTTCGTTCTCTATTCGTACATAAACGGTGTGTTCGCCAGGTGTTACATCTAAGAAAACATTGGATTCTTGCCAATTACCTTCATCTAATTTATATTCTAGCAACACGCCTGCTCCTGCATAAGCTATTACTTCAATGGCATTGGTATCGCCAAAGCTATCGGTTAGCTTAACTTCGTCAATCGTTATGCTTGGGGCTTCATCTACTGTTGCTGTACGGGTGGTTGTACATCCGTTAGGTCCTGTTACAACTACTCTGTAAGAACCGCCGCGTTTAGCAAATAATCTACTACCGCCGTCTAATACCTCTGCCACATCTGGTGTTAGAGGCTGACCGTTTCTTGTCCAATCAAACGTATAGCCGCTATCGGTTACTCCCGTATCAAGGTAATGTCC is from Flavobacterium dauae and encodes:
- a CDS encoding methylmalonyl-CoA mutase family protein; this encodes MEQKIYTPNNKVRIVTAAALFDGHDAAINIMRRIIQATGCEVIHLGHDKSVEDVVNTAIQEDANAIAMTSYQGGHNEYFKYMYDLLQENGAGHIKIVGGGGGVILPSEIKELMDYGITRIYSPDDGRELGLQGMINDMVQKADFPTGALEIPEGKDIYQSLKDKDITTISRLISLAENREEDFLKVFNFDKVENQSAPVLGITGTGGAGKSSMVDEIVRRFLIDFPEKTIALVSVDPSKKKTGGALLGDRIRMNSINNPRVYMRSLATRQSNLALSKYVEEALQVLKAAQYDLIILETSGIGQSDTEILDHSDASLYIMTPEFGAATQLEKIDMLDFADIVAINKFDKRGALDALRDVKKQYQRNHNLWDVNPDEMPVFGTIASQFNDPGTNQLYKSIIDKVVEKTGADLKSTFKITKEMSEKIYVIPPSRIRYLSEIAENNRGYDNKAVSQKDVAQKLYGIFKTIETISGKIPALTQHGIEITGTQNEELSKLLLAEFDKLKRDLDPYNWEVITTWDEKVNKYKNPVYSFKVRDKEIKIQTHTESLSHLQIPKIALPKYEAWGDVLRWVLQENVPGEFPFTSGLYPFKREGEDPTRMFAGEGGPERTNRRFHYVSKGMPAKRLSTAFDSVTLYGNDPGYRPDIYGKIGNAGVSICCLDDAKKLYSGFDLSHAATSVSMTINGPAPMLLGFFMNAAIDQNCEKYIKENDLEAEVEAKIKAIYEDNGLERPRYNGDLPEGNDGLGLMLLGVSGDQVLPEDVYAEIKKNTLAQVRGTVQADILKEDQAQNTCIFSTEFALRLMGDVQEYFIEKNVRNFYSVSISGYHIAEAGANPVTQLAFTLANGFTYVEYYLSRGMDINAFGPNLSFFFSNGIDPEYSVIGRVARRIWAKALKQKYGANERAQMLKYHIQTSGRSLHAQEIDFNDIRTTLQALYAIYDNCNSLHTNAYDEAITTPTEESVRRAMAIQLIINKELGLAKNENPIQGSFIIEELTDLVEEAVLAEFDRITERGGVLGAMETMYQRSKIQEESLYYETLKHNGDFPIIGVNTFLSSTGSKTVVPAEVIRATEEEKLFQIKTKESLNKINEAKALKALEEAQTAAVNNQNIFEVLMEAAKVCSLGQITSALFEVGGQYRRNM